Proteins encoded together in one Effusibacillus pohliae DSM 22757 window:
- a CDS encoding ABC transporter ATP-binding protein: protein MAQIELREVSLRYFTMKEETEALRNINLSIEEGEFISIVGPSGCGKSTLLSLISGLIQPTEGEVRLFGERVKEPSKRIGYMLQHDHLFEWRDVLHNLLVGAEIRGMDRKEATERALELLNRYGLGGFAHHSPKQLSGGMRQRVALIRTLVVQPDILLLDEPFSALDYQTRLALADEISSILREQGKTVILVTHDISEAISMADRVIVMSRRPSTIKADHRIEFAGGRPSPFFTRQAPEYNDYFNTIWGELEDNVRV, encoded by the coding sequence ATGGCTCAAATTGAACTGCGCGAAGTCTCATTGCGGTATTTTACGATGAAAGAGGAAACGGAAGCGCTGCGGAATATTAACCTTTCGATTGAAGAGGGAGAATTTATCAGCATTGTGGGCCCCAGTGGTTGTGGGAAGAGCACGCTGCTTTCCCTGATCTCTGGATTAATCCAGCCAACAGAAGGGGAAGTGCGCTTATTCGGGGAGCGTGTTAAGGAACCGTCGAAACGCATCGGGTATATGTTGCAGCACGACCACCTTTTTGAATGGCGGGATGTTTTGCATAACTTATTGGTCGGGGCGGAAATCCGCGGCATGGACCGAAAGGAAGCGACAGAGCGGGCATTGGAGTTGTTGAATCGGTACGGGCTTGGCGGATTTGCCCACCATAGCCCGAAACAACTTTCCGGGGGGATGCGCCAGCGGGTGGCACTGATTCGAACATTAGTCGTTCAACCGGATATCCTTCTGCTCGACGAACCGTTCTCCGCGCTTGATTACCAGACCCGCCTGGCATTGGCGGATGAAATATCAAGCATTTTGAGGGAGCAGGGAAAAACAGTTATTTTAGTGACCCATGACATTTCGGAGGCAATCTCGATGGCGGACCGGGTGATCGTCATGTCCCGCCGGCCAAGCACGATCAAGGCGGACCACCGGATTGAATTTGCCGGGGGACGTCCGTCGCCGTTTTTCACTCGGCAGGCTCCGGAATATAACGATTATTTCAATACGATATGGGGGGAATTGGAAGACAATGTCCGCGTTTAA
- the ftsZ gene encoding cell division protein FtsZ — protein sequence MLEFDLEIDSLAQIKVIGCGGGGCNAVNRMIESGIKGVEFITVNTDAQALQLSKAHQRLQIGEKLTRGLGAGANPEIGKKAAEESREQITNALRGADMVFVTAGMGGGTGTGAAPVVAEIAKELGALTVGVITKPFTFEGRRRMTQAEQGIANLKEKVDTLIVIPNDRLLEIVDKNTPMLEAFREADNVLRQGVSGISDLIAVPGLINVDFADVKTIMTERGSALMGIGIASGENRAAEAAKKAICSPLLETSIDGARGVLMHIAGGSNLSLFEVNEAAEIVSSAADPEVNMIFGAVINENLKDEIVVTVIATGFEHKERPIPQRPLSKLDIRPFQSAGSSDDIDVPAFLRRNNGK from the coding sequence ATGCTGGAATTTGATCTTGAAATAGATTCTCTCGCCCAGATTAAGGTCATCGGATGCGGCGGCGGCGGTTGCAACGCGGTCAATCGAATGATCGAATCGGGCATCAAGGGTGTTGAATTTATCACTGTCAACACGGACGCACAGGCGCTTCAACTGTCAAAAGCCCACCAGCGTCTGCAGATCGGGGAAAAGCTGACGCGCGGTCTCGGCGCCGGGGCGAATCCGGAGATCGGCAAAAAAGCGGCGGAAGAGAGTCGCGAACAGATCACCAACGCGCTGCGCGGAGCTGACATGGTGTTCGTCACCGCCGGTATGGGGGGCGGCACGGGAACAGGGGCGGCTCCGGTGGTCGCGGAAATCGCCAAGGAACTGGGCGCGCTGACGGTCGGCGTGATCACCAAGCCGTTCACGTTTGAAGGCCGCCGCCGGATGACGCAAGCGGAACAGGGCATCGCCAACCTGAAAGAAAAGGTTGACACGTTGATCGTAATACCGAATGACCGGCTGCTGGAAATCGTCGATAAAAATACGCCGATGCTGGAAGCGTTCCGGGAAGCGGACAATGTGTTGCGGCAGGGCGTATCCGGCATTTCCGACCTGATCGCCGTGCCGGGCCTGATCAACGTCGATTTTGCCGATGTCAAGACGATTATGACCGAGCGCGGTTCCGCCCTGATGGGGATCGGCATTGCAAGCGGCGAAAACAGGGCGGCGGAAGCGGCGAAAAAGGCGATCTGTTCCCCGCTTCTGGAAACGTCGATCGACGGGGCGCGCGGTGTGCTGATGCACATAGCGGGCGGTTCCAACCTGTCCCTGTTTGAAGTGAACGAGGCTGCCGAAATCGTGTCCTCCGCCGCCGACCCGGAAGTCAACATGATTTTCGGCGCGGTTATCAACGAGAATCTGAAGGACGAGATCGTTGTCACCGTGATTGCAACGGGCTTTGAACACAAAGAGCGTCCGATCCCGCAGAGACCCTTAAGCAAGCTGGATATTCGCCCGTTTCAAAGCGCCGGCAGTTCGGATGACATCGATGTACCTGCCTTCTTGCGCCGCAACAACGGCAAATAA
- a CDS encoding ABC transporter permease, producing MSAFNTEKFETANLEPVQSADLYVAKTAASAAQQLPECSAPYLQYLQQQKRRLLWIRMARLLVLAVFLAGWELSARLHWVDSMLTGMPSQIVSSFSDLLLKGKILNHTLITGQETLLGFCVSMIIGTLLAILLWWSAFLSKVLDPYLVVLNALPKVALGPIFYIWLGDRLSIYGMAIAISIIVTVIMLESGFKEISKTKLKLMESFGATRWQMLRMVVLPASIPNFVATMKVNVGLTLVGVIMGEFLSSKAGLGFLIIYGGQVFQMNLVMTSIALLAILSIVLYGVITYIGNLMLKKYHFE from the coding sequence ATGTCCGCGTTTAATACCGAGAAGTTCGAAACTGCAAACCTCGAGCCGGTTCAAAGCGCCGATCTGTATGTGGCAAAAACGGCAGCATCCGCTGCACAACAACTTCCTGAATGTAGTGCGCCCTACCTGCAATACTTGCAACAGCAAAAGCGCAGGCTGCTGTGGATTCGCATGGCACGGTTACTTGTTTTGGCCGTTTTTCTTGCGGGATGGGAATTGTCCGCAAGGTTGCATTGGGTTGATTCAATGCTCACCGGCATGCCTTCGCAAATTGTATCGTCTTTCAGCGATCTCCTGTTGAAGGGGAAGATTCTCAACCACACTTTGATCACAGGTCAGGAAACGTTGCTCGGTTTTTGCGTGTCGATGATCATCGGAACTTTGTTGGCGATTCTTTTATGGTGGTCCGCGTTTTTGTCGAAAGTGCTGGACCCGTATCTGGTTGTGTTAAATGCGCTTCCCAAAGTGGCACTCGGGCCGATTTTCTACATTTGGCTGGGTGACAGGCTGTCAATCTACGGGATGGCGATCGCGATTTCCATTATTGTCACTGTCATCATGCTGGAGTCCGGTTTCAAAGAAATCAGCAAGACGAAGTTAAAGTTGATGGAATCTTTCGGCGCCACGCGCTGGCAGATGTTGCGAATGGTGGTGCTCCCCGCCAGCATCCCAAATTTTGTCGCAACGATGAAGGTGAATGTCGGTTTAACCCTGGTTGGGGTGATCATGGGAGAATTTCTGTCGTCAAAGGCCGGACTCGGATTCCTGATTATTTACGGAGGCCAGGTTTTCCAAATGAATCTGGTGATGACCAGTATCGCGTTGCTCGCGATTTTATCGATTGTCCTGTACGGAGTGATCACTTATATCGGCAACCTGATGCTGAAAAAATATCACTTTGAGTAA
- a CDS encoding ABC transporter substrate-binding protein: protein MKKNQFFVSMFTIASLLAFSLTGCGGSTSSTSNMQDSSKTDPSKNIQTVRFSEVIRSLFYAPHYVAIEKGFFKEEGIQVDMVTSQGSDKGTAALLAGTADISLVGPETSIYVFNQNGEKKVKVFYQLTGTDGSFLLSRKKIDNFKWSDVSGKSVVGWRPGSAPQMVLANVLKKNNVNAEVITNIAAPAMVGAFESGKGDFIQVFEPVASMLEQSGKAYLVASMGEAMGTFPETSYVATTDYIAKHPDVIQAWTNAVYKATQWINSHSSDEAAAVIAPYFEGSSKELIAKSIERYKKLNTWPATPVMTKDQLNILQNVLIESGTLKPEQKVKYEDVVDTTFAEKAGKSGK, encoded by the coding sequence ATGAAAAAGAATCAATTTTTCGTTTCCATGTTCACAATTGCTTCCTTATTAGCCTTTTCGTTAACCGGTTGCGGGGGTTCAACATCATCTACTTCCAACATGCAGGACAGTTCCAAGACGGATCCGTCCAAGAACATTCAAACCGTCCGGTTCTCCGAGGTCATCCGTTCCCTCTTCTACGCTCCGCATTATGTCGCAATCGAGAAAGGATTTTTTAAAGAAGAAGGTATTCAGGTCGATATGGTGACATCGCAAGGGTCGGATAAAGGAACGGCCGCCTTGTTGGCAGGAACCGCCGACATTTCACTGGTCGGACCCGAAACGTCGATTTATGTTTTCAACCAAAACGGAGAAAAAAAGGTCAAAGTCTTTTATCAACTGACGGGCACTGACGGATCGTTTCTCTTGTCGCGCAAAAAAATCGACAATTTCAAATGGAGTGACGTGAGCGGCAAATCGGTCGTCGGCTGGAGACCCGGAAGCGCTCCCCAGATGGTGCTGGCGAATGTTTTAAAGAAGAATAACGTGAACGCGGAGGTGATTACGAATATCGCGGCACCAGCCATGGTCGGGGCGTTTGAAAGCGGGAAAGGCGATTTTATTCAAGTTTTTGAACCGGTCGCGTCCATGCTGGAGCAATCGGGAAAGGCATATCTCGTTGCATCAATGGGGGAAGCGATGGGCACGTTCCCGGAAACTTCCTATGTGGCCACGACCGATTACATCGCAAAGCATCCAGACGTGATTCAGGCGTGGACCAACGCGGTTTACAAAGCAACGCAATGGATCAACAGCCACAGTTCCGATGAGGCGGCTGCGGTTATTGCACCCTATTTTGAAGGATCGTCGAAAGAGCTGATCGCCAAGTCGATCGAACGCTATAAAAAGTTGAATACGTGGCCCGCCACTCCCGTGATGACAAAGGATCAACTCAACATTCTGCAAAACGTTTTGATTGAATCAGGCACCTTAAAGCCGGAGCAAAAAGTCAAGTATGAAGACGTGGTGGACACAACGTTCGCAGAAAAAGCAGGGAAGAGCGGCAAGTAA